GGAGTAGGGTTGATAGTTTCAGGAGGTATTGCACCAAATATTCAAGGATGGACGGCTCCTTTTTCTGCTCGTATGAGTACGAAAAAGCATGCAAGAGAACATAAAAAAATTACAGAAGCAGTTCACAGAGAAGGTGGTAAAATTTGTATGCAGATTTTACATTCTGGACGTTATGGGTACCATCCTATGAGTGTGGCTCCTTCTAAAATTCAAGCACCAATTAATCCGTTTAAACCCTTTGCTTTAAAACAATCAGGAATACGAAGAACCTTAAAAGACTTTGTAAACTGTGCAAAATTATCGCAAGAAGCAGGGTATGATGGTGTAGAGATTATGGGATCTGAAGGATATTTGATTAACCAGTTTATTGTTACGAGAACTAATAAAAGAACCGATAACTATGGAGGGAGTTATGAAAACAGAATCCGTTTAGCCGTAGAGATTGTTCGTAAGACACGTGAAGCTGTTGGAGAGAACTTTATTATCATTTACCGTTTATCAATGTTAGATTTGGTAGAACAAGGAAGTTCTTGGGAAGAAGTAGTGCAATTGGCTAAAGAAATTGAAAAAGCGGGAGCTACTATTATCAATACAGGAATTGGTTGGCACGAAGCTCGTATTCCTACAATTGCAACTTCGGTTCCTAGAGCAGCATTTACTTGGGTAACTAAAAAAATGAAAGAGGAAGTATCAATTCCTTTAGTTACTTCTAATAGAATTAACATGCCAGAAACGGCCGAAGAAGTATTGTCAAGAGGAGATGCAGACATGATTTCAATGGCGCGTCCGTTTTTAGCAGACCCAGAATGGGTGATTAAGGCAAAAGAAGAACGTGATGATGAAATTAATACCTGTATTGCTTGTAATCAAGCTTGTTTAGATCATGCGTTCCAAAAGAAAGTAGCAAGTTGTTTGGTGAATCCAAGAGCTTGTCATGAAACCGAATTAAACTATTTACCTACAGATAATAAAAAGAAAATCGCAGTCGTTGGAGCTGGGCCAGCAGGATTGGCAGCAGCTACAGTAGCGGCTCAAAGAGGGCATGATGTAACGTTGTATGATGCAGATAGTGAAACAGGAGGGCAGTTTAATATAGCAAAACAAATCCCTGGAAAAGAGGAGTTTTATGAAACGATTCGTTATTTCAATAAGCAAATAGAACTGCACAATGTTAATTTAAAGTTGAATACTAGAGTAAATGCAGATGATTTAGCGAGAGAAGATTTTGATGAGGTTGTTTTAGCAACAGGAATTACACCGCGTACGCCACGTATTGAAGGAATAGAGCATGACAAAGTATTGACGTATATAGATGTTGTAAAACATAAAAAACCAGTTGGTAAACGCGTGGCAGTTATTGGAGCTGGTGGTATTGGTTTTGATGTTTCAGAATATTTATCGCATGAAGGAGAAAGTACTTCTCAAAATATAGATGCTTGGTTGCAAGAATGGGGAATTGATAAAACCCTAGAAGCAAGAGCAGGTATTGAAGGTATTCAACCTGAGTTTCACCCTTCACCAAGAGAAATTTTTATGTTCAAACGAAGTAAAGGAAAGTTTGGAGGTAATTTAGGAAAAACGACAGGATGGATTCACCGTACGGTATTAAAGAAGAAAAAAGTACAGTTTATCAATGAAGTTCAGTACTCAAAAATAGATGATCAAGGATTACACTATGTTCAAAATGAAGAACAAAAAGTGTTAGATGTAGACAATGTTATTGTATGTGCTGGTCAATTACCATTTAAAGAATTATTAGAGCCTTTAGAAGCTAAAGGAATTACAACGCATGTAATTGGTGGAGCAGATGTTGCTGCTGAATTGGATGCAAAAAGAGCGATAGACCAAGGTAGCAGATTAGCTGCTAAGCTATAGTTTATAAATTTAAAATCAAGTTGTAAGAAAGCTCGTCGTAATTGACGGGCTTTTTTATTTTATTATTTTTGTAGAGATGAGTGATCTGACTGAAATATCGAAGTTTTTTGAAACAGAATATCCCCTAAACAAAGAAGGATTGGAAGAGTTACTCGCATTGTTTCAAACAAAAACATTTACAAAAGGAACGCAGCTTTTAAATGGAAGTCAAGAAGAGAAACAACTTCGATTTTTAAATACTGGTGTCATTAGGGAATACTACGCAACTCCAGAAAAAGAAACGAATATTAACTTTTTCACACGACCACAGTTTATCACAGATTTATCCTCTTTTA
The sequence above is a segment of the Tenacibaculum sp. 190130A14a genome. Coding sequences within it:
- a CDS encoding NADPH-dependent 2,4-dienoyl-CoA reductase; its protein translation is MTKYKHIFEPLDLGFTTLKNRILMGSMHTGLEEEKNGIEKIAAYYAERAKGGVGLIVSGGIAPNIQGWTAPFSARMSTKKHAREHKKITEAVHREGGKICMQILHSGRYGYHPMSVAPSKIQAPINPFKPFALKQSGIRRTLKDFVNCAKLSQEAGYDGVEIMGSEGYLINQFIVTRTNKRTDNYGGSYENRIRLAVEIVRKTREAVGENFIIIYRLSMLDLVEQGSSWEEVVQLAKEIEKAGATIINTGIGWHEARIPTIATSVPRAAFTWVTKKMKEEVSIPLVTSNRINMPETAEEVLSRGDADMISMARPFLADPEWVIKAKEERDDEINTCIACNQACLDHAFQKKVASCLVNPRACHETELNYLPTDNKKKIAVVGAGPAGLAAATVAAQRGHDVTLYDADSETGGQFNIAKQIPGKEEFYETIRYFNKQIELHNVNLKLNTRVNADDLAREDFDEVVLATGITPRTPRIEGIEHDKVLTYIDVVKHKKPVGKRVAVIGAGGIGFDVSEYLSHEGESTSQNIDAWLQEWGIDKTLEARAGIEGIQPEFHPSPREIFMFKRSKGKFGGNLGKTTGWIHRTVLKKKKVQFINEVQYSKIDDQGLHYVQNEEQKVLDVDNVIVCAGQLPFKELLEPLEAKGITTHVIGGADVAAELDAKRAIDQGSRLAAKL